A genomic region of Scyliorhinus canicula chromosome 4, sScyCan1.1, whole genome shotgun sequence contains the following coding sequences:
- the LOC119965035 gene encoding E3 ubiquitin/ISG15 ligase TRIM25-like isoform X2: MDPGALKDELTCAVCLQVCQDPVTLPCQHSFCLKCIEGVWTQTTGPEGLECPHCHQKFNSRPKLERRFTLGNIVEKHELQLPGDSACVLCEHCVENPTKAVKTCLKCETSFCSLHLKSHLVKEAYKDHALIEPVADLRHRQCLDHKQLLEFYCKDDAECVCVSCTIIGKHKSHTLLSLDQAQSELKEEYEREIKKLRDDQQNCSSKQRDLERREAEIKKQIKELKGKLSKSFSEWRRKLEEDEESTLKLIDEEGLRALSKIRRCSETLNKRMEEITLIDGETRSLVQRDPLSFIQNSKQLLSRLTEAQRVTNPDVPALILDLSSMSQLIQKRLSGLEKYHSNILEIINKYNFEKTFTAMYKRRCVVALVKMHTDHLVL; the protein is encoded by the exons ATGGATCCTGGAGCTTTAAAGGATGAATTAACCTGTGCTGTGTGTCTCCAAGTGTGTCAGGATCCTGTAACATTACCCTGTCAGCACAGTTTCTGTTTGAAATGTATTGAGGGAGTTTGGACCCAGACAACAGGCCCAGAAGGGTTAGAGTGCCCTCATTGTCACCAGAAATTCAACTCCAGGCCCAAACTGGAGCGACGTTTCACACTGGGCAATATAGTGGAAAAACACGAGTTACAACTCCCTGGTGATTCAGCCTGTGTCTTGTGTGAACACTGTGTTGAGAATCCAACCAAAGCTGTGAAGACATGCCTGAAATGTGAAACATCTTTTTGCTCCCTTCATTTAAAATCACATTTGGTGAAAGAGGCCTACAAAGATCATGCCCTAATCGAGCCTGTAGCTGACCTTAGACATAGGCAATGTCTTGACCATAAACAGCTCCTCGAGTTTTACTGTAAGGATGatgcagagtgtgtgtgtgtatcctgTACAATAATAGGGAAACATAAATCCCACACATTGCTGAGCCTGGATCAAGCACAAAGTGAACTTAAG GAAGAATATGAGAGAGAAATTAAGAAGCTTCGTGATGACCAGCAGAATTGTTCCAGCAAACAGCGAGACTTGGAAAGAAGGGAAGCTGAAATAAAG AAACAAATCAAGGAGCTAAAAGGAAAGTTATCGAAGAGCTTCTCTGAATGGAGGAGAAAGCTGGAAGAAGATGAAGAATCCACACTGAAACTGATTGATGAGGAGGGGCTCCGAGCTCTCTCAAAGATTAGAAGGTGTTCTGAAACATTAAACAAGAGGATGGAAGAGATTACATTAATAGATGGCGAAACCCGGAGTCTGGTACAGAGGGACCCTCTCTCCTTTATTCAG AACTCAAAGCAGCTCCTTTCCAG GCTGACTGAGGCTCAGAGAGTAACCAATCCAGATGTTCCAGCGCTCATTCTGGACCTTTCCAGTATGTCTCAACTTATCCAGAAGAGGCTGAGTGGATTGGAAAAGTACCACTCAAATATATTGGAGATCATCA